The segment ACACTGATATGTACCTTCCGGTCCAGATCTCCCCCCTTAATTGCTAAAATAGCGGTGGTAATCTTGGTGGTGCTGGCCTGCGGCAGACGCTGATGGACGTTCATTGCGTATAATACTCGACCCGAATCTAAATCCATCAAAACTGCCGCCTGTCCATTAATTCTAGGTTGCGCGACAGCGCTAACAGGAAGAAGTAATATGTAGAGAATAAAGATAACCAGACTTAAAACCCGATGACAGTTTAACTTCATGCAGTCAACTCCTCGATGCCGCCCAATGTCCAAACGCAGTGTTAACACTTAACTATTCCACATTTTCTATGTGCTTCCCTGCAGTTAAACCTGCGAGTTTTTGTCGTTTTAAACAGAAAATTACCAATAACTTGACAAGTTAACCATAATCGTGCCAGGCACCTTTTTGTCAAGTTATTGGTGATAAATTTATTTGCGCTAGATCACCGATGATTAGACTCCACCCTGAAGACTGTGCTCTTGGTCATCTAGTTCGGACTTTTGTTTGCCCCCCATCATAGATTGTATCTGGTTTAATACCTTAGGGGCCATATCAATAAGCCGGTCTACCATAACGTTGCTATCCACCGGCAGCAACCGGACCTCATCATTATTAACCACTAAAAATCCCATTGGCTGAACTGACACACCTGCACCGCTGCCACCGCCAAAGGGCA is part of the Metallumcola ferriviriculae genome and harbors:
- the ytfJ gene encoding GerW family sporulation protein, giving the protein MAEDHPIKSLMQTAMESIKEMVDVNTIIGDPVETPHGVVIIPVSRVSCGFAAGGGEYQQEQGNGGKDAQLPFGGGSGAGVSVQPMGFLVVNNDEVRLLPVDSNVMVDRLIDMAPKVLNQIQSMMGGKQKSELDDQEHSLQGGV